The nucleotide window ACAGCGAGGGTCGTCCTGTAATGGTAGTTGTGGGGGCACATTTTCTGTTGCGATGTCTTGATCTAGAACGATTTGTGCATTATGTTGTCAAGGTAGCAAAGCATTCGAGTTTATGTTTATCTGCAGATGTCACTAAGCAATTGTTTATAAGTATGCTTCAAgatgcatgtttttatttttccccTATTGATTTACAGGAGTTTGAGCCCATAATACAGAAGCCTTATACTGTTGTGTACTTCCACTCTGCTGCATCTCTACAGCTGTAAGTTCCTCATAGTTTAGTTTTGAAAAAATGCAAGATTAAATGATACTAGGCTACATAAACATTTTATTCTAGTTTATAATTACACCTCAGGACACTTCTGTTATTTGGAAGATTAAAACAAACTTTTGAGCTTGCAAGAATTGTAGAACACTAGCAGAATAACTTTCTTGTTGGAGTTCTTACTACGTAGTCCTTTAGGGATAAGTGGCAAGCAGTAACCAAATAGCTTATATATTTTCTGTAAGCTTTTCTGTAAGCTTTTCTGTAACTGTTCAGTTTTGCTTTCCTAAACGTATGCAGTCAACCAGACTTGGGGTGGATGAGAAGATTACAACAAATACTTGGTCGTAAGCACCAACGTAATCTGCATGTAGGTTCCGCTAACTTGTCCATCTACTTGAGCCATGATATATCTACAATCACATCTCTGATCCTTGTTTCCTTCACATAGGCAATATATGTCCTTCACCCTACATTTGGACTTAAGGCGGCTGTTTTTGCTATGCAATTGTTTGTGGACAGTGTGGTATGTCTAGTTTCATTTGTGTATAGTCAGTCATTAAAATTTCTTTTCACTTAAAAAACACATTGTAacctatcaaaaaaaaaaaaaaaacactttgtTAGTAAGTGGTATTTAACACTTGTTTCTAGGTCTGGAAGAAAGTGGTATATGTGGATAGATTACTGCAGCTCTTCAGATATGTTCCTCGTGAGCAGTTGACCATCCCCGACTTTGTGTTCCAGTTGAGTTTTCTTGTCCTTCCACCCATACACTTGGTCTTTTAGCAAGTCTTCATTCTGCTTTAGACTGATTATCTGCCTTGTAATGATATGATTGATATCTTTGATTCTGATGTTTTTTATGACCATGATAATGTAGGCATGATTTGGAAGTGAATGGTGGGAAGGGTCTTATTGTGGACCCAAGAACAAAGTACGTGTATCATCGTCCATAGTATACACAGTTCCATTAGGCAACGAAGAAAGAAAGTCGATGGATTGTGATTTCTTGATTCTATTCTCGTTTATTGTATAATATAGGTAGTAGATGAGAGTTGAATTTGTCTGTTGCTTGTGTAGAAAAgctataatttttttgttttttcactcATTTTTAATGAGCAAATGATCTGTCTGTCTAAGATGAAACTAGTAATATTCTTTCTTGTAACGTCTTTGgatgagttatcaataaaatgCAAGTGGGTTTGAGCTTTGTGAGAGCAGATTCATTGCCAATTCAAATTGCAGAAATTGGCTTAGAAATAACCGTGTCAGATTTGAGATGAGTGGTTTTGCATACCGATGAGTGTGAAGTTTATTTaacactaaattttttttttttttcactatgtACTCTATAGCTTTTCTGTGTAATTTAAGCAATCAAGCGTATGTCAATGTAGTATTATGTTGGAGGTGATTATTTGGTTTGGATCACCTCACACACATTCTTTTGTAGTGATAGCAGCTTTGTTGAATACTAAATTAAAAAGTTAGTTTCTATATCtaataaaattaaacaaaaattaaaaagttttttttttaatcgaaagAGGTCAATCCAattttataattcagcaagcaatACTAAATAACACACCTCAATGGAGTTGTTAATAAAAAGTCGTTCTTTAAGACTTACAAAGAACCTATTAAAACAAATAGAAACTCCGCAATTCAGAGTACAcccattttttagaaagttcacgcaccattattctGACAAAACCTAAGTACTCAGAATCTATTTAACTAAATATTTCAACCGAGTACTAGATTTTGCGACCCAAAACCTATTAAAAAGTTCTTTCCACCTCTTAcaatttttatatttaattcACTAAATTTTACTCAAGTAAAAATATAAACTACAAAAGAAATATCTACTTCGTTCTCACTTGTGTAAACTACTTGCACTGTCAGTAGGTCTCAGATAAACACAGTTGATATCATAGTCCACGAAGCAGCCGATAAACCCCAGTGGGACTTGGCTAGCTTGAAAGTGTTCCACACACAGTTTTCATAAATATTGGGAATTCAATATCTAATAAAATCTTGAAGAGGAAGACGCACGTTGGCCTCGTTGCTTTCTCCGGTGAGCTCCTGTTGCACCCTTTCATTCTCTTCCACTTTGTACACCactttatatattttagaaCACAATTACTTGGGATTTGATAAAGAATTGAACTTTTCTACACCTGGTTCAGAAAGATTGGATTTTGATCAGAGTCTTCAATTTGGTGTTGTGTGCTTTTAAATTTTTGATGCATGATGGAGCTGGCAGAATTTAGTTCAATAATAaagtttctgttttgatttcatGTGTGAACATTGGCATTATCTGCTTGAGCTTGAAATGTAATTGGACTTGCTGTGCCCTTGTAGATGCTGATGTTGCTTTGAAAAGAGTGTGGGAAAAAACAAGGGTATTGTTGAAAATGGTGCAAGGTTTGTCACTGAGCACTCTGGCTACGTCGCGTAGCAGTTGTGTTTGTGGATCAATGCCTTCATGGAGGAGGCATTTTAGAGTAATGAGGAAAGACCAGATAAGTAGCGAAAGAAATTTCATGTGGCATCAGTGTGATCATAGCGTGTTCGTGAAAGGTAACCCTGATATGTTGAGGCAAAGGAATGTAAGGGTGGAAGCTGGGTGGCTGTTTAAAGGGGGTGATCGGGGGTCGGATGCAATCTCAGAGCGCAGTGAGAGTGCTAATGAGGATATTTTGATATTCTTCTTCCAGCTGGACCTGGCAACTCGAGTCCAGGTTTGATGCAGATGCTTTGATGATTTTAATCTTATATGAGGTTCTCTTTTGTGCCCAAGTAATGTTATTTCGGATCAAGTGGTCTGATGTATATCTCAGTTTTTTTAGTCTAACTTGATTCGCTATTTGGGGATATATTGGCAGTATGCATTGAACATGGAAGAGTATGACATTGCACAACAACTGAGAACCAAGCTGGCTGAGGTTAGACCTCTCATCTCTGATCCTCAATATTAGTGAGATGCTAACCAGGTGCTCATAGCTCGCTTTAAAAGTCTTCTTCATTTAATTTAAGACCTTATAGGCTTCTGTTTTGGATGCATAATTGCACTGCTTAGCAAACTCATGAATCATTGAGACAGTTATGGTGCTCCAAGCTTTGGTAGGAGTCACACTTATGGAACTTTTCATTGCTTGTAGATGCAcattacaaaaacaaaaggtgTTGTAGTTGTGATTTATGTTAACCCATTTGAAAAGGACTGTTGGCATGTGAGCTTTTTGTGTTAAAATTCACACATTGAATGCATAACTTGCACTCTGCGCATATATGTTTCAAGCCAATATGTTTGAGCTTTCTGGTAAATGGAGAATCAAATAAACCTACAGCTTTCCTAATAAGCATTCTTATTGAAAGGTTGAAGCAGAAGTTGCTAGGCAGCAGGAGGGGAAAAGGGGATCGTCTTCAAAGAGTGAAGCTCAAGATAAGGCTATAAGTCTCATTCGCTTACGGTATGCAACAGTTAATTAGATTTAATTTCAGTGAGAAATGTGTAATTTATATGTTGTTTTTCTAATTTCCCTATTCTGTTCACATATTGAGTCAACCGAAGATGTAATGAGACTGCTACCTTTGTCTTTTCTTACAGGGCAGACCTGCAGGGTGCAATTGAGAGTGAGAATTATGCATTGGCAGCCAAGCTACGGGATGAAATTTCCAAACTGGAGGCAGAGTCATTGGCTATATCAGCCAAAGCTTTGGCACATGAAAATGCAAACTATTCATTTCGTTTGGGACAGAGAGTGAGGCATAAAATTTTTGGTAAGTTCTATCTGTGACTTATGCCGAAATTTTCATCTTTCATTTATTTGATTCCTGCTGCAAGATGGTGGTGTCAAGTAGTGCATAAATAAATGGATGCTTCTCAGTTGGGCATATCGAGTTAGTTGAAGTTCATAAATACGGAATAATATCAAGGCAACTcaaatgaaataaaaatttgCAGCTTGAAAGGAGGGCTAATTAAAATTCTGTTTCGTCCTTTCCTGCTTGTTTTCGTTACAAAAGTCTTATGTTATGTTATCTTATGTGTTCAGGCTATAGGGCTGTGGTTTGTGGAATGGATCCGGTGTGCTGTGAATCAAGTTCATGGATGGAAACTGCTCAAGTTGAAAAGTTGTCTCGGGGTTCTAATCAGCCATTTTATCAGGTTAGCCCATCATGATTGTGGACCTTGACATATGCTCCTGACATCATTTGTTCAAATGTATTAGAATAACAATAATAACAACAGGCCTGATTTATTAACAATTAACAGTAATTGGTTGAGCGATCAAACCTTCCATGCAATATCATTGATTGGGCAACTAAGCAAACATTGCATGCAGTAGTATTTCATATCATCTCTTCTTTATCTTTTGCcaggttttggttgatgttcaTGCAGATCCCAACCTTCTGGTGGCTTATGGTAATGTGCATCTCTTTGACCCAACTGGTTCTCAAACTTAGTTTCTGTTCTGTTATCCCAATACTGTTGCCTGTGTTCATTTTGTAAACTTTGTTGGTTTTCTTGTGCTGCAGTTGCTGAGGAGAATCTATTGGCCCCTGACAAACCAGACTTGGTGAGTAAATTCTCCCCTTGTTTTGCCATTTTTGTTCATCTATTTTTTAACATGTCTTTTCTCTTGTTTACTTGGATTTCCCTTGAAGAACATCAGACATTCCCCCTATGATTAGTTTTTTTCTACTGTTAACCTCGTGCAGGATCGATTTGATCATCCCTATATTTCCTTCTTATTCTATGGGATGGACGCAGCTGGTGATTTCATCCCTATCAAGCAACTACGCGAGAAGTACAACAGGCCGCGACATGAAATACCGCTCGATGAGGAGCCTGGACGCGATGCTTAGATAAACTCCAGCATTTAGGCAACAGACCTTGTATAACATACTGATTTACATAGATCCCACGAGTATACTTCATTGTTTTTCCCCCTTCTTAGAACATACTAATTACACTGGATAAACGGTTAAACAGGTTAGAGAGCCCATCTGtttgttattttgtttatatCCTACTCAATGAAGCCTACTTGGTGAAATTTTCTTCACAACCTGATGcctgaagaaaagaagagaactGAGCAGATGTCTGGGAATTGATTGTTTGCTTCTAAATTGATTGTGGGCGTCCACATGGCTATTTGGAGAGGGTCTTAAATTTGGCTCGAGGGACAATTTCCAAAGCTAATATTTTACGCTTAATAACATTCTGAGGACAATGAGTCAATGAGATTGGGGTCAATGGCAGGTCAGGTCGGGCCTCACAGCACATGAAGATATTTTTAGGAGAATTTGCTCCCGACTTATCATTTTAACCATATCACTTACAGAACCACAGGTGTTGAATGAGTCGAATCCCTCTGCTAAATACAAAACATACACGATGCATCCTACATTCCTAATTCCCTTTCGGTGGCTGGACAATTGTTGCAGGCACTGATGGGAAGTCGGTAAATCCCTGCCATCGACTGAGGTGTGCAGCCTCTGCTTTGTTCTCATCTGTCATGACTACAAGTTGGATGCTGGGGTTGATGTCTGGCAAAGTGAATGTGATTCTCAGGTGGAGATTTGGGACGCACTCAAGGCCAGTTTCCGTTGACTCAACCTGCAGAATTATAATTCACTTCTGTTAAGTCACTGTGGATGTCTTATGGCATGCCATTACTCTTCATTCTCATAAGCATACAGTGCAAAATCGTGAAAGTTACATCCAGAATATGCAATGTCAAGGTTGCAGAAAAAGTGCCTTACTCTTAAGCCTTCAAAGTTCAAAACATTGTCCGCTCATTTGTATCATGGACGTGGGTTACCGTGCATGAGATGATAATCCACTCCCAGATAATCTTAAGCCTTAAGCATACAGATCATCTTGTTGACATCCTAAAATGGTGTTCATTGTGACACTAGATCTAACAGCATTTATGCAACTCCTGATCACGTATAGTCTGTATCAACAAGCCTAATGATCCATGTTACTAAGCAACACATGCCCCTTTAACAGGTATGAAGCCATTTCTGAAATCCATTTGCACTTGGCTATATGCTTGGGACTTGCTCAAACCCCTCTGTTTCATCAATTCTCTCACCTGATTAACCTGGCTCCATCTACCGTCTGAAGCATAAAGATTACACATTAGCACATAATAGCAAGCTTCATAAGGATGCAACTCTAGCAATCTTCTTATCGCCACTTCGCCAAGATCAAACCTTGAATAGAGTCCACATCCGTGGAGAAAAGCCCCAAACAAATTAACATCTGGTCGAACCGGCATTTTCTCAATAAATTCCAAGGCTTCTTCAAGTTTGCCAGCACGAGCCAAGAGATCAACCATACATGCATAGTGCTTCATAGAAGGCACAAAGTTATAATCCTGGCATAGAGAATTGAAATACTTCAGACCTTCTGCAACCATTCCTGTATGGCTACAAGCTGATAATAAGGTTGTGAAGATTACTTCGTTTGGCTCTAGACGCTTCTTTAACATATCACTGAAAAGTTCTACGGAACCTCTACTGTCACCCTGGATTCCATAACCACCAATCATCGCACTCCACGTTATAGTGTTCTTCTCTTTCATTCCATCAAAAACTAGACGAGCAGATTCAGCATCCCCACACTTGGCATAGAAATTTAGAAGTGCAGTGCCAGCATACAGGTTTGAAGTTAATATGCCATCCTTTATCGAGTAAGCATGAAGTGATGAAC belongs to Rosa chinensis cultivar Old Blush chromosome 4, RchiOBHm-V2, whole genome shotgun sequence and includes:
- the LOC112199837 gene encoding clp protease adapter protein ClpF, chloroplastic codes for the protein MVQGLSLSTLATSRSSCVCGSMPSWRRHFRVMRKDQISSERNFMWHQCDHSVFVKGNPDMLRQRNVRVEAGWLFKGGDRGSDAISERSESANEDILIFFFQLDLATRVQYALNMEEYDIAQQLRTKLAEVEAEVARQQEGKRGSSSKSEAQDKAISLIRLRADLQGAIESENYALAAKLRDEISKLEAESLAISAKALAHENANYSFRLGQRVRHKIFGYRAVVCGMDPVCCESSSWMETAQVEKLSRGSNQPFYQVLVDVHADPNLLVAYVAEENLLAPDKPDLDRFDHPYISFLFYGMDAAGDFIPIKQLREKYNRPRHEIPLDEEPGRDA